The Mercenaria mercenaria strain notata unplaced genomic scaffold, MADL_Memer_1 contig_2464, whole genome shotgun sequence DNA window TGCTGTACGTCATAAACTGTGGTGTTCGCTACATGATATATTAGGAGAAGAATTTGAGGTCTTTTGTAGCTTAAGTCCAGATATACAATTGTTTGAATTGCTAGCTGGCCTACCATCGTTTTACATGCAAGACAGTAAAAggatttcttcttttaaaatgattttgagacaattacattttatgtgcaatattttaaatatttagatttacaaagtaaatatttaatttcatctTGCATAAAATGAACATTATCCGTAATGCATTTGCTATATGGCTTTCCTCAGCAATATGCTTTCTTTTCGTTTCGCTAAGCATACTGATTAATGAGAGATATCCATATAATTCAGATTCCATCAAAAGATGTACATTTGTATTCTCATGTATTTtcaatacaatatataataatgtttttgtACAAGTGTAAATAACGTTTTCTATAATATGCTTAAATATGCTTTCTTCAAGTCTTATTCCAGACAATCTAAACGTTGTATGACTATAAACGgttcatatgtatatatatatcatttaatcACTTGCTAAGTAATCGTGTTTCATAATCATATCTGTATATTTACCacatttgcatttatattttcTCATTTCTGCTTAGATCATTGTATTCATTTTGTACATTGTATGTGACTCTTCAAATctggaggaaataaagaaatcttatcttatcttatcttatcctaaagaattaaaaaaacaaaaagtctaaaaatgcaataaaaactgaAGGGGGAGGGGGTGTATATATCGATATATGTTCTTTCTTTCAGAAGAATTCTTAACAGCGATCTTTGTCACGCTTTCAATGTAATGAAGTACATATTAAATATAGGAAGATTTATCTTTCTTGAAAAGTTTCTTCACCGTGAAGTTTAAATATGACCAATATTTACCTGAATAAAATTCATGACGCGAAAGTCAACGttcttaatcttaaaaaaatcatttgattgcTACCAATGTAGTTCTCAGTCGATTCAATAAACATGCAAATTGTTATCATCATCTTTGGacattatgtaaatataaaattttcaaccACATGACGCGTAATGTTCATACTTGAATATTAAAAAACCTCCAATGTTTTAGTCACGTACTATCAagattcaatttattttaaatttgcaagaatatttctaatgaaaaccgTTACATTCGCGCTAGTAACTACTGTAGCATAATTATTGTCTAAATTTGCGACTTTGAAAAAACTAGGGTTTCATCGAATTAGTGATAAAATCGCTATTTTAGCcttatttcattgttcattttgtatcaaaCGTTGTCTTATACATTGTTCTAAATTCCCTGGAAAATgtattcagttttgttttgttttttttttgtggtaagGTTATTGTGAAAAAGGCTACTGGTAGCGTAAGACAAGTTAAGTGATACGGGGTTAATTTACGACAGACTGAAGTAGAAAATTCGAAATAGAACGTTCTACAGGACGGTTGATTtgtattttacatgaaataatatttcattttggtaAAATACTTCAAAGGATTCAACATTTTAGGCTCTTTTTCCAAATCTATAAAGAAGTAGCCGTAAAGAGAGCCTTTTGGTTTACACCTGAAATTCAATGTTAATAAGTACGGGTTTAGTCTGTTTTggtcataaaaatgtttaataggtAACAACGaatgcattaaaaacattttgatgaaagaaaaatcGCTTATATGATCAACATTTTAGGCAAAATTCCTTACTTTAACGATTTTTGTgtcaatttgtgactttcatttttgtagtGTAAGTGGAGCGTTTTGAAAGCGATTCAGTGTATTAACTGGAAACATAATAATCTCgttgaaatatttaatcaaacactGTTGCCACTGGACGGGCGCCATTGAGACAGATATTCCATTCAGCTTGCCAGACACCATTAAAATGCCCACCAAGACCTATATCCGTCCATCTATAGTGTACTCTGTTCTTGCTAGTATTCCAGTATCAACAGCTACCGCTGAACGATTATTCAGTGTAATGAGACGAGTAAGACATACTTGCGGAACACAGTGACCACTGACAGGCTATTGGGACTTGGGCTGTTAAATGTTTACCGGGAAAAGGAATTGAACAGCAAGTCTGTTCTAGACAACTTCACTAGAACGTAGAATAGGAAATTGGCGCTTATTTTTGAATAAACTGAAACATGTTGTTAAATGTCTGTACGTCGGGGTTATGTTGTTCGTTGTTTGTTTTGTCAAGTGCGACGTAACCACTGTATTTTACATCCGTCAATTCGATATTCTACCATCAGAATAATATGCATATAATATTATTACACGACTTTATACAAATTAAAGTTATACTACTAAAtttaagttaacattatttaCCAGGCcgaaatatcttcttttttttttgtgaaattaatttttttttaattcattatttgTGGAGAAACGTCATTAGAAACACATCGCGGAAGTGAGCATTAAAATGTTTTCTCTACATTTTTTGAAACGAAAAAGATTTAAGTGACAATCGCTTGTAATGTCCAAAAATccactttgaaaaataaatgttattacatgAAACCCTGGTATTTAACACGTTTTGTTGACTCTGTTTCTTGTGAAAATACTCCCAGATTGCACCAAAAACGTTCTAGGAAACGAAAATTTttcgggggagcatgcccccgaaCCCCCCTAGAATGCTTGCGTACACATTCTCCAAGGCCTAGCTACGCCCCTGACTTTACTTATGTTTCATCTCCCGTACTATGTCAGATCCAACTATGGATATAAATCGTAATTTCTGTTCTTCTGCCCAGAACATAGGATGTCTGGaaaaaagatatagaataaaacattcttgcataaaaactacttttttcactggatccgcccatgtattaacgggagaaaaaatcgtgtgcaaacaaggcaattcacgtgctgttaatacatgatttttattttgcagGGACGTATGTAGATtctatgtatttctgcgcagactgatatttggcatctgcatcttgtttcttccataataacctcttcttgtagcattatagatacaatgtaatccatagtatgtttagctgtatcagtttccaaccccaaacgtagcctactgcccccatcaatgtacgcactagcttctcttagagtttactccctttacaaagcgtctgttcagttattgtaaataactgtgaataaataagtatcgcgtgtaacttgtgctattgcccgtttttatgtattatattaatgatttttgttagtatcagtcggtttgtttttacccgattgttcgcagaattcatataataaacctcgaaagctagtcactagcttcgtactcatccgtactctgtttgttcgtactcagaataattcgaatgtaaagttgttattcttaaaataattgtgttcctgtttatcaaattttttagttatatgcaaaattgtgtaatgtaacgtttgtaataactaaaaaataataataagatgctcaaaaaccttcaaatcacgcttttagtagtgttgttgttatgtgtgccccggttatggatatttaaaacatgtttaccgtttccaagaacaacaagaatggtaaataaaaaatgtaccggaatcgtcaagtcatcacatatgaaaacaatgcatttagtcgtcgtgtaatgttttttatgcaagaatagcgacaatacacgtttgttttgtgtattaacgcctgcagaagcccttgggatatatttgtgacctcgaccttcggtctcggtcacaaacaatcccgcgggcttctgcagacgttaatacacaaaaaaaaacgtgtattatccctacaatatttCTAGTACGCACAATTTCACATTTTCGCAAGTGAACAATTATTATGTTTGATCtgatacaaaacaaatacagTTTCCTTTTAAAAGGTTTTGCAATCTAAAATCCTCAATGTAAGTTGTAAACTACTTTCtctcttattttttgtttgtgttcgAAACATCCACCTTTTtaacgcccgtttgaaaaacgggacgtattatgggaacgcccctggcgggcggttgggcgggcggcgtccacagactgtccggagcatattttcttcatgcatagaggatttagatgaaacttggcacaattgttcaccatcatgagacggagtgtcttgcgcaagaaccaggtccctaggctaaggtcaaggtcacacttataggtcaaatgtcaaattcaagaatgaccttgtccggagcatatcttcttcatgcattggagggattttgatgaaagttggcataattgttcaccatcatgagacggagtgtcttgcgcaagaaccaggtccggtCCATCGGtctaacgtcaaggtcacacttagagatcaaaggatacaagaatgaaaactttgtccggagcatttcttcttcatgcatggagggattttgatataacttggcacaaatgttcaccaccacgagacggagtgccatgcacaagaaccaggtccctaggtctaaggtcaaggtcacacttagaggccaaatgtcagatacaagaatgactgtcggagcatttcttcttcatgcatggagggattttgatgtaacctggcacaattgtacaccatcatgagacggagtgtcatgcgcaggtcccttctttagaattacttccatttgttgttactataaatagcttatattgaaactttttcattactagtcgtagggaaaaatcgagaccacttttctgttgtacaacatgcatgttacatccaatattgatgtgtattttgacctatctctatctggtaaggatttttgtgtggacttacatttttttttaagattaacttcccttagttgttactataaataacttatattgtaacttttttattattgaccgtagggaaaaaccaagaccacttttctgtggtacaacatagatgttactttcaaattttaggtgtattttaaggtatctctaccgggtaaggagttttttgtggacttagaaaaacaaaagaattacaataatgactaaaaaaccacaaaattaaaattccatttgcaaatacaggcgCTACAGTaaagtaatttgctgtgacgggcgtatattgtgacactctggcactcttgtttcacCTAAATCACctattattacctcccttgtccatctcggttgcgcaaccataataaattgaaaatagaatTGCGAATCTAGACGctgtttaaaacttgcattttgtttatcaaatgcaaatgtaaaactggaAATTATGTTGAAATCCAAAAAATAGTCCAccttttaaatagttttatattaaagggaggtaatcataaaaaatcataaaaagtaataaaatatagatTTTCAAAAGAGATCTAATTCTATGTAATGGCTCTTTGTAATGGCCCTCCGAGCATGTTTATCGCAGAtcctaacatggctcgatttgatttccagttaaaaaaGAAGGAAGTTAAGCTCTGTATATTCttcgataaacaacggttgacgcgcggaccggtaagagagcgttatgacgtcaattatgacgtcagattgcCGCATGtagtccgatacattactcctcgtgTAAATGAAGTCTAGcataatattaattgaaatgcgtCAATgggcatgtcagaatgaaaacaatcaaggccttcttgtgattgaTCGTGTAATTTACCACGTTTCATCGTTCAGTTGCTTcaatatttaaccactcgggctaacgcccttgtggttcaattcctacgcatctgaactcaaccGTGGTAAGTTACACGATAAatcactcgaaggccttgattatttgttaattctaatatgcttgtctctgttaaacaCTTGCGCttgaatgacgtcacgttaacgtgcgataaCGTCAAAGCTTTTGTGgcgaccaagaaagaacgcttctataatttatttactgttttagattagacatattagaatcgaaataatttatagcacagagtgttttatacactcgggcggtaatacatcgtacaaataatttcactcgggctgcgccctcgtgcaattattacgcctGGCGTATAACCCCcgatcgtgcataaatagtgttaaaacactcttttgctataaattatttcttaaacatacagAGGTTGATCTCCTTCTTTGTtaaactggaaatcaaatcgagcaaTATTAGAATTTTAATCACACACACTGTATCGATAGCGTATGGTATATAATTTTGTCCAGTAGATTTGGTACTCCTAAAATGTTGTTTGGTTGAAATCAAATGGACTGTATAGAAAAAAGGTCAAtctttatatatgaaaaaatgcaAAGGTTATGGCTGCATTGTAATCATACTGTTCATGACAAACAATCAGTATAGAAGATACTGTACGTCTGCTTTGTTTGAAACTAACTGCATTTACTAAGTCATCTTCACAGACAATAAGCATAAACACAAGTTaacaactttatttttgtttttggaatACCAGATTTCTATATTACATAGTTGAATAAACAAAATACGTGCCACAATTTCCTACATATaagtcaaatatttaaaacttttcaagaTTTATCTTCAACTCCAGCTCATACTTATCATTCTATGCAAGCTGATTAAGTAAGCTTGTACTTGAGAATTGTGTTACATTTTGATCTGTAAGTACTCAGAAAAAGTGAGTCTGATTCTCTATTAAAACACAAGGCCTGTGGACGCTCTATCTTGTTCAGTAcagtttttattttcttgttttctgatgACAGCAGATGTAAATTGTCTTTTCCACGGTTGCAAACTAGCACTGACCCGTCGCTGTAAACGGCAATTCCTTGCGGGTCTGAGAGGTTTGTATCTTTGTATATATCAAGTACCTTTCCTGATGTAGTGACTTTAGTCACTGAATTAGTAAGGTAATCAGAAACATAAATACAGTTCCCGTCTCGATCTACAGCTACGTAACACGGATTTCTAAATAAAGCCTTCCCGTTGCTGTCAGTATCAATCCTCTGTATAACTTTCCCATCCAGACTCAGAATCTCTACTTTTGGAGGACTGATATAAGATACAACAAGCCTGTCATTGCTGAAAGCTATCCCATAACAATTTCCATTTACAGCAAGGTCGCGAATCTTTGACAGACCACTTCTAAAGGACAAGAGACATATCTTTCTCCCATCGGTCACAGTAACTGCTAGCTGATCGTCTGAAACGTATGTTATATCCCAATGTTTATCTGTAAGTTTGAGCTCAGAAGTAATTTTATCAGATTTGATATCAATCAGTTTCACCGAGTAATTGTTATAATCAGTGCACACAAGTGTATCAGGAGCTACAGCTACCATTCCTGTGATCCAACATTCTCCATCAGTAGAAGATTTTGCGCTGACTTCTCCAGTAACAGTTGGTGTTAAATCTTGGAGACGTCTTGGAGACATGACCTGGCGATTTCTTATTTGTTTTGGTCGAAGATCACCGAGAGAACCTTTTTTCGTTTGAAAATATTCTAGGATTTGATTGCTTTTCTCAAACGTATACATACTGGGCTCATTTATTTCGTACAGAAATTTCAGTTCCTCTCCTATCTTCTTCAGGCGAAAACTTATTTGTTTCGCTTGCACAAATAAATCCCCGGAATGCTTCGCTTGTGAAGTAAGCTGTGAATGGATGTCTTCGAGTTCGCGTTTCATCGGTTGTAACTGATTTTCAACAGCCTTTAATAATTTGTCAGCTTTCGTTTTCTGTGATTCGCATTGATCCAGTagtttttgttccatatcttccAAATACTTATCTACTTGTTTCCGAAACGCTCGAATATCCCCTACAGCTTTAGCACACAGTCTATAAACTTCTTTACCATCTTCTTCAATCTCTTTCTTCAGTGATTTAGCATTTTTCTCAAGCTGCTTAGCCCTTGTAACGAGTTGTTCATATTCCTCGCCATCTATAAAATCCTTAGAAATATCGGGAATGTAATCGATCTTACACGATTTATGATCCAGAATCATACAGTCTCCGCATCCAACTGCATCATGCTGCTTGCAGAAAAACTTTACAATTTCCGAGGCATGTTTCGTACAGGTCAAAGTACATCCATATTTAGCTGACGCTGGTGTCCTAGCTTTCGGCATGTTATGTTTATCCAGAAGAACATGATGTCTACTCGGGGTTGGTTTACAATGATATTTGTAACAGGTAATGCATAAATATTCCTGACAATTTTGACAGAATCCCGCTGCTTCAACATGGTGTCCTTCACCTGCGCATGGTTGACATGAAAACTCAAAGTCATCTGCTGAACCTCTTGATAAACTCAAGTTTCTGCCGTTTGATGTCCTTCGACCAGACACCTCCATTTTAGAACAGATACCTTCTTCAACTTTAGAATATCCAACCTCATATACACATTTGAGCTCTAAATTTTGTTTAACCCTAGATAACGTGTTTATCTAAAACCTCGCACAGACttgtcaatatttgataaaaattcacTTCCTGCTTGTAATCACGTGATTTTATATCAAAAGGTCGAATATCAttaacatgtttacaataaaggCGGCTTTAAAGGTTGAAACTGTTAGTGCTTTCAAGAAATTTCACAAGATCTGTGTAATTGTAGCGGTCGACTATTTGAATCCGTGTCACACAATAATAGCGTATATACAAAAGTTTTACCGAAATTTTCTATGCAGCAAAGGGAGCAAAATCTGTAAACTTAAAGACGATGACTTCGAACGTACAATAGAGTTTgagaaacttgtttagatgtgaagatgtaaaaaataaatataaaaaatttaatagatCCCAGTCAAAAGGGGACATTACTTAATTGAAATGTAAGCCACACTGATGAAACCTGTCACGTGCGCCCTACCCATGATGCCAAAGATGTGTGTGGTGTTAGAAAACATTTGGtctggtagtttctgagaaacatgcATACATGTAAAACTTTCGCATTTTTTTGTGTTAAGAATTGgcacaattttaacaaaatgtaagctggagttttgaaaatattttgtctggtagtttctgagaaatatgcttacatgcaaaactcacaaaacttctaagttaaaattttgacataataaaaGCCAGATGTACGTACCGTTTCTTGTTATATTAAATCATGATCGAAACTATGATAGCGATAGCTAAAACCACAATgacgaaagtcgaaactacgatgatgaaagtggAAACTACCTTTGAGAAAACAAGATTGAAAATAGGATGGCGAAAGTCAAAACCAAGAcggtgaaagtcgaaaccacgataaTTTAAATCATCGTTTTCAACATTGAAGTGTCGTGTTTCCGTGCCAGTTTTTATCATCATAGTTTCGTATTTTCACCATTGTAGTTTCGAATTACTACTTTCATCATCGTAATGTCGTGCCTTCATCCTCCTAGTTTCGGCTTCGTTACCGTGGGTTCAAACATCGTGATTTGGGGAGCAAAATAAAAATCCGACGGTCCAAATAGAACACCGTATATATCTAAATGATTAAACTTCATATATTATGCGCATATAAACTTGTAATAATAATTCAATTTCCTTTAGTAATCAGCAGGTCATATTTTAAAGGTCGCTGATCAATCGATCAACGCATAAAGCTACCTGCGTTTTTGTCTCAATCACGGTGTGTCTTTAAAGGATCAGCCTTTATAGTTAATCTTTAGCATGCTGTAGTATATGATATGTAGCATTTTGATCTTAGATTGTGATTTGTCGTTGATataatcattgtttggaattcagatgcgaaggaattatatcacgagggcgcagcacgagtgatattgtaatacgcatctgaacaacaaacaatgatttattcagaaaaatgaattgttgtatactATATAACACACACTTttttgccttctttgtttaaatatctGCATTTACTAAGCCATGGCACTACTACATCTGCATTACTGACATTTCTATAATATCTGCCATGTGCTTGTCTATGTGCGTACCCTCGTCTGTTGCATTACTTTGTCAGCAATTACTGGTGTTTGtatataagcttatttatagtcgccaccggtaatcCATATGgacgactcctccagaagactgttagtaggaagatagtgcaagatacaaaaGACGCTCCAGTTCCAGAagctttcctggttctttagcgtgccaggtgtaaagcacccatacaatGGACtattatcccaatgttagtaatttttagttggaggagcggggctcgaactcacgaccctggtTTCGTAGGCAGACAGTGTTGCTACTGGACCACTGTGTCCGCTCTCAATTACTGGTCTATGACATTATCTGTAATCGATGAAAAAGTGCCCTCTCGAGCttctaaacgaatccataatggcgcagtgcgcctcacgcgccataatcataatggcctcgggtaaccggaacgtcagcgcgttctgacgttgacgtcatatAGCAACGTCATTGTGGGGGACGAAAGGATGGTGAATCATTTGCATATCGactgtcaaatattgatggcactgttgatgaaaaaatcaatacaaattatGCTTAGGCCCTAcaaatttgtagaaaaaatatgtaaaatgaaaattcaaagaCGAATATGAAgcgtaggtatataataaaaaggtcaataaacggctggttgtgcccACGGGCAATTATGACattaggtgtgccattatggcaagaagacACAACCgagccgtatattaacctcttattacatgagtacctataaatagtaacaaatttgtgctgaaaattctcctGTTATCGCATtacgtcatgcattatcacattatcataattagccccggggccattatcgataatggccctgacgttagcgcgggaaattaacgtccgtaaacagaaatgacgtcatgacgtttcatggaggtaaaaaaGCGAACATTTCAGTTTTTAGTTTTATTATCTTGAGCGTAACGTCGTATAttcatgatatgagccgtgccatgggaaaaccaacatagtggctttgcgaccagcatggatccagaacagcctgcgcattcgcgcagtctggtcaggatccatgctg harbors:
- the LOC128552360 gene encoding uncharacterized protein LOC128552360, which encodes MEVSGRRTSNGRNLSLSRGSADDFEFSCQPCAGEGHHVEAAGFCQNCQEYLCITCYKYHCKPTPSRHHVLLDKHNMPKARTPASAKYGCTLTCTKHASEIVKFFCKQHDAVGCGDCMILDHKSCKIDYIPDISKDFIDGEEYEQLVTRAKQLEKNAKSLKKEIEEDGKEVYRLCAKAVGDIRAFRKQVDKYLEDMEQKLLDQCESQKTKADKLLKAVENQLQPMKRELEDIHSQLTSQAKHSGDLFVQAKQISFRLKKIGEELKFLYEINEPSMYTFEKSNQILEYFQTKKGSLGDLRPKQIRNRQVMSPRRLQDLTPTVTGEVSAKSSTDGECWITGMVAVAPDTLVCTDYNNYSVKLIDIKSDKITSELKLTDKHWDITYVSDDQLAVTVTDGRKICLLSFRSGLSKIRDLAVNGNCYGIAFSNDRLVVSYISPPKVEILSLDGKVIQRIDTDSNGKALFRNPCYVAVDRDGNCIYVSDYLTNSVTKVTTSGKVLDIYKDTNLSDPQGIAVYSDGSVLVCNRGKDNLHLLSSENKKIKTVLNKIERPQALCFNRESDSLFLSTYRSKCNTILKYKLT